The window CCACAAGATTGTCGTCTTTGTCCGTATATGCCCCGATCAGCCAGGAGACCGCTCCTGTGGTGGAACCGACCCTGAATTCACCGGACAGTTTTTCAAAATCATTGAGGCTTAAAACATGATACATGGCCATGGGATTGTCGGTGAAATCAAACTCTGCCAGGGAGTCCTGTTTATAATTCCAGTAACTGAAAACAGCCTCGAACTTGATGTCATTCCAGATATAGGACGTGTTCAGGGCACTGATGGTGGATGAGGGCTTGTCATAATATCCGCCGTTGAGATCTGATGTGATCACCCTGGGATCACTTGCTGAAATATCGTTCATGTTGATATTGCCGTTGTCGTACTGGATTGTCTGGGCCAGAAGGGACACTTCCAGGTCATCTGACGGGGTCAGGCGCAGATTGATTTTGCCGAACCGGTATTCCTGGTCATTGGCCGTGTCATTGATCGTGGCATCTTCAATATAGCCCTCCTTTTCATAGTATTTGGCGGACACGCCCATGTAAAATTTGTCTGTGACCACGGGCCCGCTCACGGATGCCGAGGCCACGTGCTTGCCGTCTTCTCCAATCTCGCCTGTGACCTTTCCCCTGAATTCGTTGGACGGTTTCATGGTAATTACATTAACCACACCGGCTTCGGCATTTTTTCCGTACAAGGTGCCCTGTGGGCCTTTTAACACCTCAATGCGCTCGATATCCTGCAGCAGGGTATCAAACCCGAACCCGCTGGTGTAGGGAACCCCGTCCACATACATGGCCGTGGAGGTGCCAAAGGAGCGCAAAGAGGCTGTCAGTCCCCGGACATTGGGGGTGCCAAGCCCTTCGGCTCCGGCGGCAAAATAGGACATATTCGGGGTGTGGACCATAATATCGTCGATACTTTCAACATTCATGTCTTCCAGGTCAAATCCGCTGAATACCGACATGGTGATGGGTACATCTTTTACGTCCTGGGTCTGTTTCTGGGCGGTCACCATAATTTCCGGAATCTCTTCCTCGTTTTGAACAACCGCCTGAATATCTGCGGCAAATACGCATTGACCCACCGACAGCCCGGCGCAAAGCAGCAGCACGGCCAAAGCGCGGCCAATTTGTTTGGATAAGTAAACCATAAACACCTCTGTAGTTTTTATTATAACTATTTAACTTTTACGCGAACGACTAACTGATAATGGATTGTCTACAGATGTGCAAGGGCGTGCAGGGTCAAAATCCGGATTCGATCAGGAATAATCCGGATTGGTGTATGCGTGAGAGCCGGTCAGGAATCCCTGTGGCCGCATTTATGGTTGCCGGGAGTGGTGCCGAACTGCCTTTTGTAACAGGCAATGAAATGGCCGATATTGATGTAGCCCACAAAATCAGCGGCCTGGCTGACATTGGCTCCCTGGTTGATGATCATATCCCGGGCACAGGCCATGCGGTGGTGCTGAAGATATTGTAAAATCGTGGTGCCGAACACCTGCTTAAACCCTTTTTTAAGCTTGAATTCATTCAGTCCGGCTTTGCGGGCAAGAATCGATATGGTGGGCGGGGCCTGCATATCCCGGATCAAAATCCGGGCGGCATTACGGATACTCTCCTCCTCTTCAGGCATCAGGGGCCTGTCCGGGCTGACACCTGGTGTGCGGGTGAGCAGATCAATTTGCAGGGAGAGCAGCTCAACAGCTTTGGCCTCCATGAACAGCTGCCGGGATGATCCGGAAAGATCACAGGCAAACACCTGGTGTGCCGTATTGAGCATGGCGCCTGTCATGGGAAGGCCGCAGATGGGACTTTCACCTTGCAGAATCCTGCGGCACGGTTCAAAAATGTTTTTCAGATCAACGTCAAGATAGCGGGCTAAAAGTGCGGCATCGATCTGGATGGCAATGCTGTTGAAGGTCTCTTGACCCAGCAGGCGGCTGACGCCTGAGGTGCCGGACATGCGGCAGATGGAATTGGTACCGGCCTGGTTGGTAAACTGTGCACCGGTGCTTTTCTTTTTCCCGGTATAGACCGTATGGGTGCTGCCGCTCAGGCAGTACCCGAACTGCAGTGGCGCGTGTTCTATTTCAAACTCATATTCAGCCAAATGCTTAGGATCTATCCGGGCGGCATACATGCAAAAGCCTTGACGGACCGGCGTGATGGAAAACATCTCCGGCCCGGTCTTTTGTCCCGGTACCAGTGACTTGGAAAGTTCAACCGGATCTTTGCAGGCCAGGTCATCAGCGGAATTATAATTTATCCGAAAGGTGTTTGACGTTCCGGCATCCCGTTTTTCCGCCTGCTGCATGGATTCGCACCCCGATAATAATTAGCAATACATAACTTTATTCACCATTAGCATAATTTTTTACAACAAATCAACACTGCGTTTGATAACGGTGAAATAATTAGGGGACAGACTACGTTTTGTGAAAGGCTTGCGGAAATCAACTCCAAGACCTTGCTTTCAAGAAACATTAAAAATAACAGCCGGTCTCCGTTTTTTTTTGTTGTAAGATCCGGTTCAATTTGATGGTGCCCCACATGCCTTAGGATTTATCCCGTACTCTTTGCGAAAGGTCTTAGTGAAGTGGCTTAAGCTTGCGTAGCCTACATTGTAAGCCGCTTCCGATACGCTGCATTCACGGCTTGCGATCAGTTCCCGCGCCGTTTCAAGGCGTATGACCCGCAGGTACTCGAAGGGAGACAGGCCAAACATCTCTTTGAATCCCTGGGTCAGGTGGTTATGGTTGAGCCCTACCCTGCGGGCAAGATCCAGCACCCTGGGTGGTTCCGCCATCTCTTTTCGTAAAATCTCACAGGCAAAGGCAATTTTTTCCGCACGGTGTTCAACGACCTGCTGTTCAGGTGTGTTGCCTGTCAAATAGGCCAGCTGTTTAAGTTGCAATGCGACCAGTTCAAGGGCCTTGGCTTCCAGAAAAAGGGTTTCAGCGGGATTTTGCATAAAAGAGGTCACCGCTTGATACCCGCATATTTTCTGGGCAAAATCGATATTTTTTAATCGCATCAGTGTTTTTTGTTTTTTGATACCTGTATCAAGATAATCCAGCGACGCCGTCAGTTCGTTGCTGCTTTTTCCCGTCAACCTTGTAAAAACAGCAGGTGCCATGAATACACTGACCGTTTGGACAGGGATATTGGCAGTTACATCCACAAAAAGTACAGGGTCGTGTTCAGGCAGATCAATGGAGGAAAATCCAGCCCCTAAAGGAATCCTGGGCCTGGCATAGGAAAAATGATCAATGCCTGACAAATCAATGAAAAAACCAATAAGCGGCGGCATTTGTTTTACCGGAAACAGTCGAATTTTCCCGGCCCCGTGCAGAAAAAAATTTTGAATGATTACAGCGATGCCGCTTTGAAAGGAAACAAGCCGGGTCAGGAAACCTGCGCCATAGCCGGGGCTGACTTCAATAGACTGAAGTTGTTCGCCACATTTGGAAAAATCGCCTTTGATTATTGTTTTTACATCCATTGAAATCATAACTGTTCGATCCCTGTCACAACCCTGAAAAATGAACCCAGCGCCA is drawn from uncultured Desulfobacter sp. and contains these coding sequences:
- a CDS encoding TonB-dependent receptor; this translates as MVYLSKQIGRALAVLLLCAGLSVGQCVFAADIQAVVQNEEEIPEIMVTAQKQTQDVKDVPITMSVFSGFDLEDMNVESIDDIMVHTPNMSYFAAGAEGLGTPNVRGLTASLRSFGTSTAMYVDGVPYTSGFGFDTLLQDIERIEVLKGPQGTLYGKNAEAGVVNVITMKPSNEFRGKVTGEIGEDGKHVASASVSGPVVTDKFYMGVSAKYYEKEGYIEDATINDTANDQEYRFGKINLRLTPSDDLEVSLLAQTIQYDNGNINMNDISASDPRVITSDLNGGYYDKPSSTISALNTSYIWNDIKFEAVFSYWNYKQDSLAEFDFTDNPMAMYHVLSLNDFEKLSGEFRVGSTTGAVSWLIGAYTDKDDNLVDNTISMMGGGYTMYVTHELGAENKAVFAHTDWSVTDKFSLIGGLRYDRDEKEFSQASTNLHDERSYSTISPKIAVRYKAIPDACVFATVSKGYRAGGFNSFAPTYTGSTENLSFDKETVWNYEAGVKAVFFNNRLNLDFSLFYMDISDMQVETAVDNTFTWILNAAQATSKGVEISAQFKATDEISLFASAGITDVTFDEFCDATGNYSGNTNPFAPKYNFNVGAQYRSQAGWFARADVNGYGKMYLDKANQYERAAFFLVDLKAGYEARSFDVYVYAKNLFDETYGSTGYYDGLYSIPSPPREVAMAVTYRF
- a CDS encoding AraC family transcriptional regulator, which produces MQQAEKRDAGTSNTFRINYNSADDLACKDPVELSKSLVPGQKTGPEMFSITPVRQGFCMYAARIDPKHLAEYEFEIEHAPLQFGYCLSGSTHTVYTGKKKSTGAQFTNQAGTNSICRMSGTSGVSRLLGQETFNSIAIQIDAALLARYLDVDLKNIFEPCRRILQGESPICGLPMTGAMLNTAHQVFACDLSGSSRQLFMEAKAVELLSLQIDLLTRTPGVSPDRPLMPEEEESIRNAARILIRDMQAPPTISILARKAGLNEFKLKKGFKQVFGTTILQYLQHHRMACARDMIINQGANVSQAADFVGYINIGHFIACYKRQFGTTPGNHKCGHRDS
- a CDS encoding AraC family transcriptional regulator, with amino-acid sequence MISMDVKTIIKGDFSKCGEQLQSIEVSPGYGAGFLTRLVSFQSGIAVIIQNFFLHGAGKIRLFPVKQMPPLIGFFIDLSGIDHFSYARPRIPLGAGFSSIDLPEHDPVLFVDVTANIPVQTVSVFMAPAVFTRLTGKSSNELTASLDYLDTGIKKQKTLMRLKNIDFAQKICGYQAVTSFMQNPAETLFLEAKALELVALQLKQLAYLTGNTPEQQVVEHRAEKIAFACEILRKEMAEPPRVLDLARRVGLNHNHLTQGFKEMFGLSPFEYLRVIRLETARELIASRECSVSEAAYNVGYASLSHFTKTFRKEYGINPKACGAPSN